In Neodiprion virginianus isolate iyNeoVirg1 chromosome 6, iyNeoVirg1.1, whole genome shotgun sequence, the genomic window GGGCTCGTGTGCAAACATTGAAGATACTGTGACGGCTGCAACGACTGGCGTACaatgtggttttttttcttgtataaaaaataaatctgtgTAATGCTTAGGTGCGGATGTATTCACAAATTCCAGTTAAGTTCTAAGTTACCAGGTGAATGTTAATTTGGCAATTATGATTCGTACTGTCTGGTCTGAGGTACCTCATGGTCATCTTCACAGTAAGATACTTGAGGATATATCAAGCGGCAGTGGACGCATTCGCGCTTTGGAGCTCAAGACTCACGGTTCGCGGTAACAGACATCGCGTAAATATCGCTCTATAGATTTCGAAGTATCCGGTATTTTTATTGCTGTTTGTTGTCTCTTCGCGGTAGATAAAATGACTAAAAAACTGTTCTCCGCATGGGGTTGGCGAGAAGGTAACGCAGCCACGAACGGTCTCAGAAGGGTGTAAGTGAAATTTGTCACACAAGTATTTCTCGAGATCAAGGTGTACGACATAACCGTAAATGTGTTTCTCCTTCTTTCcggaaaagtaaaattttttgtacgtACACCGATAATGATTATAGATATATTCAACGAATGGAAAAACACGAAAGTTGAGTTGTAAGTCGAaagaatgcaaaaaaataataacccAGACATATTCGATGAAAATCTTGATTCTGGGCCATACGTTGAAACGAAAACACGTGATGCTCGTAACGTAATCGATTCGAGCACATTATTACACAACCTTACAAAATGTGCATAAATAAACGTGGCGAGGTTGTCTTTGAATGTGAAaaacgtgattgaaataaatgcaTGTTCGATCACACTGTTACCGAATGGAAATAAAACCAGGCCAAATACGACTTGAAAATAAGTaatcatttcaaaaaatgttcagTCAGACTCGGCAGTTTTCCTCAAGTTGCCAAGTTTCTCATCAACGTACTAAGCTACGCGCCCATTGTTCAGTCTACGTACGGAATAACGTGGTAATAATTATCTGATAACAATAAACGCCTATCTATACGAGCCTTACACCTGTTAAACCTTGGCACGGTAAGAGAAATGGCAGTCGCGTGCAAGATCTGCCTCGTAACGGGTTTGGCGCGATTAAAACCGCATGTTCTAAATCATTTCCACAGTGCCTTGCGCGAGACACTGACCACCTTTCACATCTTCAGTCActtttgttttacaatttacatCGCGTGATTGTCAGGATGATATTTCGTAAAGTGTATAATActggaaaataattatacatatttatgtatatatatatatatacatatgtgtttGCATATCGTGTAAGAATGGCGGAGAAAATTAGTATTCTTCTTTCCACATTTCTCGATCGGTGAGTTGGCGATAAAAATTATGCTAAATTAttgcattaaaattttgtGAGTTTACACGGTTACTCCAGCTTGAAAATAAACTACGTTTTAGCATTAACTTATGTGAGAGTCCCGTCTTAATTTCGAATCAACATACCCATTCGCTCTAGCAGAATCAACAACCGGGTTTTCCTACATAAATGTACGCGTATCGTACATGTATGTCATAGAATGCTAAAGGTGTTGCGAATTATACTATCCGTTATACATTAAATTCCCACATGTCTCAAGACTTTCGTGTACGCGTAATCTGAGCCCGTTACAGTttctgataaatattttcaaattctgattTTGCCATGCGGTACGAATCAAGTAACTGTAACAATTGTCACTACGGACTTTGATCAACTTTAATAGAAGCAACAATATGTGCGTCATATCTTCCGCGTTTTGTCCCGGACAGTTTCTACCTTAACCCCCTCCAATTTGCACACATTCTACATTCTCTCTCGCATAAAAGCATTATCGAATCCCTAGCGTCGGCGTGAAAGGATCGACGCAACGCCTCGAACTTGAGTTCTTCACTTACACAGCATCGACTACTAGTCAGATGGTATCCGAAGTCCTACCTGTCGGTATCCTTCTATTGGACGTTCGCCAGTTAGTGCTTGCGATGtcctctttttaaattatttcgagtGAATTACGACAGTGTGTGAATAATGAATTAGTGAAAATTACCGagaatggataaaaaaaaattaatatcgatACACgatttcaacattattttgCGGCAGCAGAGCGAATCAATGAATTACCTCTGCTTGGCTTATACTTGAGTTTCGTTAATGTTATGACGGATTTCATCTGTTTACATAAACAGCGTTGGATTGACGTTTCTCTTTGGGCTTAATCGTTAATGAATACCCTGCAGACAGGTTGTTGTTGATCAGGTGCTCGCATTCTCAACACTGCAGTAATTGAGGTACAACTTTGAAACGCTACTCAATTTGTGTAAAACCAGTGACTAGCGGAGATTCAAGAGTTCAATATTTATGATCGATTGCGGGTAGTGAGGTGCACGTTCGTAAAGACGCTTGTCAACTAAATCGCTGTATAACTCACAGACGCGCTAATAACCGGTGCTATCCACTTGCGTCCTTTGCGTAAATACACCTGGCAGCCGAGCAAAACTGCCTCATAGACATCATCAATTTCAAGCGTAAATAAGAAGAACTTTAACTACCGTGTGAAACTCGTACCAAGAATCATAACAACACACAAACGTACGATATTAGAGAACAGAAGACACGTGCGATCTCGTTTATCATATGCCGAAGACGAGTGACAGAGTTCTCATTAAACTCTCATCACTGAAATGATGgtgttcaaaaattgaataaaactgtgTTGAAAAATACTGCATTGCGCATGTATTTCAATTGGTAATTCGATTACGGTATTTTAACATCTGTGGCACAGATTTGAACTCGTTAACTTCagctttaaaaaatttctaacaatTTCACACAGGGGACGAAATTTTGTAAGTATCTCGTACTAGTtagaacaaaaatttatcctgatgtttgtcaattattttgctcttttcattttttcagaacaaaacaattaaaatttaatgacCTGAAACTGataaacattgaattttcaactcaCAAAAATGCGTTGAGTTATCGCCGGTTACGAAAACACGTTGAAACTGATGAAACTTTATACGTACATGAAACagaatcgtcaaaatttcCCTGCCGATTAAAAATGGAACTTTACACCGCAGTAAATCGCCGACTGTACTGACTGCAATTACTTCTCATACCTGCGTTAATATTAACCATTACACGCCACATACAAATCCACACAACGTATATGAACATTAAATTAAATCTCTGCAACTTCCTcgattataaatataatggACTGTGAgagataaattttctcaaaatcgATAACACTACAGGAATTGATATGAGCTCGGAGCCGGAGTATTAAAGACGACCAATGCGGAGCGTACGATctgtttgtataaaaaattactctTTCGAACATAACTTGTCGGATCTGCTGTTTTGCATACCGGTTCTGCAGTACCGGCGACATACAAGGAAAATGGCTAAAATACCGGTAATTCTTAGTATTCCGTGAAAATAAGACTAAAATGATCGAAAACATCGTGAATATAACGTGGCGTCTCTTACTGCTTGAGAATGACACAAGCGCATGTTTAATTCTTACGATTAGAGGTGCTGCTTTTTCAAGAACGCGTTATGTCACATGCACACggaatttttcagaaaatttatacGGGGGAACAATTAATTCTGACCAATTAATCGGGGATTCTTACGTTACCCTAATCCTAGATTCTAAACTATCAATAATCgttcttgaaataaaaatcaaagtcATTTGACAACTTTCTATATTCGGAGCCTTGTGAGATGCATCGTCGAAATTCAAGATGCTGCTGTATTAAATTAGAGCCGCATTTTACGAAGCTTAAAATGACACAAAATCTGAGGGAATTACGTAAAAGTCAAGAGGTCAACGAAAATCAATCTTACTTTGTCccatttaaattatttcacctcTTTAAACTTTATCTCCGTGTTTTAATCCACCAAGTTCCACAGTGTTGTGCAAACGAAATACTACGATCTACACGACTACAGATATCGTTATACAGAGTATTTGAACGTAGTAAACTAGACCGGTGATTACGGCTGTTTAATCATCTCTACTTTTCAGTGTTGTCAATAAAGCAAGGAGTTGCATGTACGAAGGTATACGATCGTAACAGCCAGATGTGAAATCATACCGCGCCTCAAATGTGTATACGTTAgatgttattcaaatatttatccgACAATTCTGAAGACTACGAAAATTGACTCGTGTCAATTCGAATGAACCACATTCGTTGTTAGCCTAAGAATGCCATTGCAACATATGAAGATGCAATTAAAGCGATACCAAATAGCATTGAATCAATcccaattcatttttttcttgatcCAAGGTTGACTGattattgataattaaaaCCTGCTACATATAATTAATGATGACACGAAAAGTAAATGAATACTCGAATCACCCAGAAAATGATATCAACAATGTAACCGCATGTTGATAACGTTAtcaagaataagaagaaaccACAAGCTGCATTCCGTTTCGAATCGTGCAGTGTTCAAGTacatttacaaatatttgtcTGCGTgttaaatcgaattttgaCTTACGCACTTAACTACAATTGAACCACAATTTGTCGAGGTGGTCGAATTGTAAGTCCAACATTAGAACCGCGAATGCGGTTGTAGGCACACGAagctgttttaaaaaattagcaTCATTTAATTTTCGGCTAGGCCACGGACACTGTTCAAAAATGTCGACTAACTTTTATACCttcttgaaaaaaagaaaacaatttggAAATCCCGATTATACATTGCGAACAAACTGTGCATGCGAAATGTTTTGAGCCGTCTTTTAAGGCTGCTTCACGACGTCTAACTATAAGTCGCAGAGCAAACAATTAATGGGCGATCGAATACCCTCAATTATACATTCATGGTCAAAGAATAGAATCAGTCTGTTATTTCGAAAGTTGGTGCCTCGGGAATAAGATTATGATTAAATGTACGCTACCTCTTGTACACGTAAATATTTTAGTACTGTATCTGAGTCTCTAAAACCTTCAAGACTGACCACTTCGGtgcaaattgaaataagaTGGGGCACAAAAATAAGGACCCAGCTTCCGGAGAAATTGCGCATTCCGTGTATTCGAATAGATTCCAAGTCAAATTTTCTGACTtacatttcaaaaaatgcTCTGTTCACTGGCAAAGCTCTGTGAATACTGAAACCAGGAGCTTCACGTCGTAAATAGAACAAGGCTGatcgtgagaaaaatcttcaCTTTGATAAGACATGTATGTTATGACGGATCATAATCAGGGGTATGAAGAGTCGAAAAGCATTCGTGCTTGTAGGCTGTAGCTGACAGAAAGTGACATCGCAGTAAGACATTTACGATTTTGAAACCCAGCTGTGACAGAATGAGCATCCTTCTTTTTTATGGAGTCACTAATCTATTTGCGCCGTCAATTTGCTCACAGATTCATCGGGATGGAGGGCAAGTTTCAGAACAGAAACGCTGAGGATGGCGCAGCAGATAACAATGATCCGAACCACAGAAAATCCCCGTTAACATTGAACGTCTCCGGTCTTTGGGACGTCGTTCCCAGGCTTGACCATTACAGgtgtgttgtttatttttcgaattacaaGTAAATTCGTTAAACTAaccattttcacttttctttaCTGCAGATTGAGCAGAAGAGCTAAACGGCCGTCGCTGAGCGATTTGCACGAAGAAAATCCCATAAAGGTCAGTAATAAACTGTTCCCTTGTTACTGGATTCGTTCGATATCATTAAGTCAAAGTTACGTTAGAGTCAGAAGTTAGCCCTCTTAATCAAGATAAACTAGCGTTGCAAGGATTACGGGGCCCAACCTTAAAATATTACACGCATAAGGTTCGCATGCGCCTAATTGAATCTAAAGAGCAATTAATTTGCGGGCAGGTTCATTAACGAGCCAAACATTTTTCGCGGAATAGTGACAGATGGCGTGAACTGGAACGATTGGGAAATGGTCAGATTGGTGTGGTTCAAACCGGTGCATTTACGATCTTTCTCAGCGcattttcattgtttaattGTCGCTAGCTTGCACAAGATACGACTAACAGCACATGTGTTACCTCACTCATGCTTCCAAACACatgttcaaaaaataatcgtgtTCAAAATGAGTGTCCTTAAACAGTGACGAGCACGACCGTTATCGTTTGCTaccaaaatttaatttttcatatctaATTTACATCTTTATCAACTTTGGTATTGCGCGTGCCAATACAAACGTTGGGTATTGTCGCCGATCAACACCGATGAACATCTACCTTGAATAAGGTTATCTGAAATCTTACCATGCATCGTTCAGCGCATGTTTGGCGAGCGAATATGGAGTGTCGGCAGGTTTTATTTCTCTCATGCTCGTCGTGTTCTTTGAGGATTATTCagagaatattgaaaaatttgattcaccTTTCATGGTTCTCAAAGGATCACGGGATATCGTATATATTCCAAGGAATGGCTGCAACCGAGACGTCGAATGTGTCGCCGATTCGTATCACGTAGAATCGGAATTCAAACAACGTAAACATCATCGCTGACCTGAATACGACACTGTGAAAAATACCTACGgtaaaatctttgaaaaacgGCAGTGCAAAGTAAATTGAACGAGGAATAATTAACTACTGTAGTACAGTGCAAtagtgataaaagttatgcaCCATTTGTCAATCAGCCAAAAAATTACCAGTGTTCCATTCTCCACCCTTCGCCAATATTTCCGTGGCTTACATAGGtacttactttttttttgttttgccgTCGGTTTTCTACCGCACTGCTCAGCCGTTCAATCATCACTCCGGAAGAGAAGTCGTTAACTTATACAACGCTGCAGACGCCGTGATTCTcgcaattttgaattcaacttTCAACCGAAGTCTTGAAAGTCCAGTCGTTAAGGTGAAACACGTAGCAATTTTTACCTGAGTGGTGGTAAAAACGAAAGAAGTCAAGCATAAGAAACTGATTAACTATACACGCTAATTAAAACATACCAGTCGGCAAACgctgaatttttaattagcATTTGATACGTAGCGCAATATAAAAGAGCTTTCGTGACGATATCGGGTgtttaattattgatttttctttttcagtgATTAGGTAATTACTGTAAGTATACTTGTCTGATCCATCTGATCAGTTAATTAAATTACTTGCGTTATCTAACGAAAAGTAAATAAAGTCTTATCTTCTCCATCATTGTATGGAAACGAAGCCCAagcgatattacaaaaagcaattattcatatagcaaattattattaatatttttttttttttttgtgttgcATAACCCCTTGCAATTACCGTATTAAATGTTACGCCTCTCCTCAACGTGAAGGTATCATTGTCACGTTATTACGGTGTGTAACGAGGCATAGCCTGAAATTTACTCATGTGTACACGACAAATTCACAAACGAACACGTGAAAGGATAATGCGAGAAGCGATCTGTCTGCAAAGTTTGATTTaaccaattaaaaaaaagttcaataaCTCCTAATTTTGTTTACTCAGACAGCAgcgattgaaataaattcacagACTGCAGGccgtaaaaaacaaaataaatttgtttaccCAGAAGTGCCGGCACGTGTATTGAAGTAGGTAGAAAATTGCCTTCATTCACCCTAAtgcataaataaaatttcgcgaTGGTGTAATCAACTTTTTCACGATGCGATATATTTTCCCCAATCGCGAAAGTAGCGCTTATTTTTTTACCTGCAGTCGTATGATTAATCTAAAATTTCAACCAATTGGGCATCTTTGTCTAACGACAAAATACAAACCTTGGAATCAATCGATTAGTTTTCACAATATATTGGATAGATTCAAACCTATTGTAACTCACAACAAGGTTGGTTGAATACTATCTTTCGTCTTTAGATATTTTTGCGTTTATGAGATCAAAATCAGTTTAGGGGGATTTTTCCGCAACATACTGAAGCAAAGGTTTTGTTTTCCAGGACACAAACGTTGAGACAGGACAGCCGAACGGCGGAGCGAAACCTTTTGAGGGAATAAAATTGGGATGGATTCAAGGGGTCCTAATACCATGCCTCCTCAATATCTGGGGTGTGATGCTTTTTCTGCGTCTATCCTGGGTTGTAGCGCATGCCGGGATCCTCCAGAGCCTCATCATCATTGCAATATCAGCGGTGGTCTGCGTCATTACAACGCTGAGTCTCAGCGCGATTAGTACGAACGGAGAAGTTAAGGGAGGTGAGGTCGTTATCTTAGGCTGTCTCTATTTTCCCACACGTGTATCCTTTTGCTGCGTACGGTGACTCAAGTTAACGTAAATTGAAAGCACTGATTGCATATTGAATCTTGACGGAAGCTATAACCCGTTGATGTATGCGGATACAGAATTCGCGTATTCATGAACTGTCCATGTGATTCTAACAGCAAGTCTTGCTTTTCATTAATCCATTACAAATATTCTATTCAAGTCATTGACTTTACCAAATGCCAATTCATGAACCACGGAGCTAGTTTGGGGGCGGGGGGGATTCGATGAAAGGCTACGTAGTTCATGGACAACCTGTAACATTCCTTCCACTTGTTTCAGGGGGTATTTATTACATCATATCGAGATCTCTGGGTCCTGAATTCGGGGCATCAGTCGGCATCGTCTTCGCGTTTGCAAATGCTGTGGCAGCCTCTATGAACACGATCGGATTCTGCGACTCGCTGAACGATCTGCTGAAGGAAAATGGCCTTCAGATCACGGGCGATACCACAAACGACGTCAGGCTAGTCGGAGTCATTGCTGTCCTAGTCATGATCTTGATATGTGCTGTTGGCATGGAATGGGAATCCAAGGCACGCGTGTTAATATAACCAATTTTCGCCGACATCTAGCGATTACATTTACCAGGAAATTTTCGGCCAGACAATTATTGACAAGTACGTTTTTTTCAGGCACAAAATTTCTTGATCGCTATCATTGTAGCCGCAATAGCCGACTTCATCATCGGAACTATTATCGGCCCGAGTAGTCAGGAACAAGTGGCGCAGGGTTTCGCTGGATTTTCATGTGAGACAGTGAGCTAAATTTAACGGTGCAATTATGACAATATAATTAACGCTTCGAATCGTACTCACAATGGATGCTCCCGCTCCTTACAGCGGAGGTCTTCATGAGAAACTGGGTGCCAGATTACCGGTATTCCGAAAGCAAAGATCAAACATTCTTTTCGGTATTCGCCATTTTCTTCCCCTCCGTGACGGGCATCCAGGCTGGGGCAAATATTTCCGGTGACTTGAGAGACCCGGCAAAGAGCATCCCCAAGGGAACGTTACTGGCTCTGCTCATCTCTATGATCAGCTACGCCACGTTCGTACTTTTTGCCGGCGGTGCAGCCCTGAGGGATGCAAGTGGAGAAGTGTTCAATGGAACTATCGTTGAATGCACCAACTGTACTTACGGGCTTCACAACAGTTACTCGGTTAGTGAGATTTCCATTTTGTGTGGACTGCTCAGACATCTCGAAGCGTGCTGTACCTACCAACGTTATAGAATAAAATGTAACTGGTATTCTCGCGTTATTTCTTTCAGGTGATGCAACTAATGTCCGTCTGGGGTCCGTTCATTTATGCCGGGTGCTTCGCAGCCACACTATCCACAGCTCTTACCAATTTGCTCTCCGTTCCTCGACTAATTCAAGCACTGGGAATCGATAGAATATATCCTGGGTTAATATTCTTCAGCAAGGGTTACGGCAAAGCTGGAGAACCGTACAGGGGTTACGTCTTAACCTTTTTGGTCGCATCGCTTTTCGTTCTCATTGGTAAAAGCagcgttatgaatttttaaacggtCCCTGGCACGTCTGGAAAATTCTAAcacatattttgcaatttcagcAAATTTGAACGCGATTGCACCACTCATTTCGAACTTCTACCTCGCTTCGTACGCGCTTATTAACTTCTGTACCTTCCACGCTGCTCTCGTGAGGCCGTTGGGATGGAGGCCAACCTTTAAGGTAGGCAAAGAAAACACTTGTCAATCTTTATAATATTGAATTGTAGAACTCTGAGTGAACGTCTAATACCTATTACAGTACTACAACACCTGGTTATCTTTGGCGGGCTTCATATTGTGCGTGGCCATCATGTTCCTCATTGACTACGTCATGTCACTCATAAccttcgttattattttcgcTCTCTACCTTATCGTGGTCTATCGGAAACCGGATGTCAACTGGGGCAGCAGCACTCAAGCTCAAACCTACAAAACCGCATTATCAATAGTTTATAGGTACGTGTTAATTGCCACAATCGCATTAATTCGAAGATTAAAATATGTGTTCAAATTTAGAGCCTCGAAGATGTTCTCCTTGGTCGGAGATTTCGACGTTTAATCGACCGTTCTTATCAATTACAGACTAAATTCAACCGATGAGCACGTGAAAAATTATGCCCCTCAAATTCTGGCCTTATCAGGACAGCCGAGCACCAGACCACCCTTGCTTCATCTGGCAAATCttattacgaaaaataactCGCTTCTACTCTGCGGTGAAATACATCCTGTAGGTTTTGAATTCTCCTTATATGATTGGGCGACAATTTTCCAAGTCTTGCCTCGAATTGTAAAGTTCCAGTTTCTGCTCGTTACAGACGCGGCTATCTTATAGAATACGATCAACGCATCTCCGAGCTGGATATGCATGGCTTCACCGACACCGCATTAAGGCCTTTTAT contains:
- the LOC124307613 gene encoding bumetanide-sensitive sodium-(potassium)-chloride cotransporter isoform X4; amino-acid sequence: MLFLRLSWVVAHAGILQSLIIIAISAVVCVITTLSLSAISTNGEVKGGGIYYIISRSLGPEFGASVGIVFAFANAVAASMNTIGFCDSLNDLLKENGLQITGDTTNDVRLVGVIAVLVMILICAVGMEWESKAQNFLIAIIVAAIADFIIGTIIGPSSQEQVAQGFAGFSSEVFMRNWVPDYRYSESKDQTFFSVFAIFFPSVTGIQAGANISGDLRDPAKSIPKGTLLALLISMISYATFVLFAGGAALRDASGEVFNGTIVECTNCTYGLHNSYSVMQLMSVWGPFIYAGCFAATLSTALTNLLSVPRLIQALGIDRIYPGLIFFSKGYGKAGEPYRGYVLTFLVASLFVLIANLNAIAPLISNFYLASYALINFCTFHAALVRPLGWRPTFKYYNTWLSLAGFILCVAIMFLIDYVMSLITFVIIFALYLIVVYRKPDVNWGSSTQAQTYKTALSIVYRLNSTDEHVKNYAPQILALSGQPSTRPPLLHLANLITKNNSLLLCGEIHPTRLSYRIRSTHLRAGYAWLHRHRIKAFYHVVESIGFETGASALMQAAGVGRLAPNVVLMGYKRHWASCERRELQEYFNVLHNAFDNRMAVAILRIADGLDCSVPGHGVSDDQEPQALAQSSYDLAGNTLMHADSDLSISTAISRVHSVPSIATQYTPNDNVSLKSVPNNGSVRDQLKNKKKITTDKLLIGNGISTTPEYMTIFQKKHKNGVLDVWWLYDDGGLTILLPYIISTRANWESCKMRIFALANHKQEIAAEEKEMAEIMDKFRIKYTSLKMVDDISVEPQPETQRFFDTLISGFREKDGVNNTDYTVTETELQNLRDKTNRQLRLRELLLENSSESTFVVMSLPMPRKSAVSAALYMAWLETLTRDMPPTLLVRGNHTSVLTFYS
- the LOC124307613 gene encoding bumetanide-sensitive sodium-(potassium)-chloride cotransporter isoform X3; protein product: MEGKFQNRNAEDGAADNNDPNHRKSPLTLNVSGLWDVVPRLDHYRLSRRAKRPSLSDLHEENPIKDTNVETGQPNGGAKPFEGIKLGWIQGVLIPCLLNIWGVMLFLRLSWVVAHAGILQSLIIIAISAVVCVITTLSLSAISTNGEVKGGGIYYIISRSLGPEFGASVGIVFAFANAVAASMNTIGFCDSLNDLLKENGLQITGDTTNDVRLVGVIAVLVMILICAVGMEWESKAQNFLIAIIVAAIADFIIGTIIGPSSQEQVAQGFAGFSSEVFMRNWVPDYRYSESKDQTFFSVFAIFFPSVTGIQAGANISGDLRDPAKSIPKGTLLALLISMISYATFVLFAGGAALRDASGEVFNGTIVECTNCTYGLHNSYSVMQLMSVWGPFIYAGCFAATLSTALTNLLSVPRLIQALGIDRIYPGLIFFSKGYGKAGEPYRGYVLTFLVASLFVLIANLNAIAPLISNFYLASYALINFCTFHAALVRPLGWRPTFKYYNTWLSLAGFILCVAIMFLIDYVMSLITFVIIFALYLIVVYRKPDVNWGSSTQAQTYKTALSIVYRLNSTDEHVKNYAPQILALSGQPSTRPPLLHLANLITKNNSLLLCGEIHPTRLSYRIRSTHLRAGYAWLHRHRIKAFYHVVESIGFETGASALMQAAGVGRLAPNVVLMGYKRHWASCERRELQEYFNVLHNAFDNRMAVAILRIADGLDCSVPGHGVSDDQEPQALAQSSYDLAGNTLMHADSDLSISTAISRVHSVPSIATQYTPNDNVSLKSVPNNGSVRDQLKNKKKITTDKLLIGNGISTTPEYMTIFQKKHKNGVLDVWWLYDDGGLTILLPYIISTRANWESCKMRIFALANHKQEIAAEEKEMAEIMDKFRIKYTSLKMVDDISVEPQPETQRFFDTLISGFREKDGVNNTDYTVTETELQNLRDKTNRQLRLRELLLENSSESTFVVMSLPMPRKSAVSAALYMAWLETLTRDMPPTLLVRGNHTSVLTFYS
- the LOC124307613 gene encoding bumetanide-sensitive sodium-(potassium)-chloride cotransporter isoform X1, producing MYIYIYTYVFAYRVRMAEKISILLSTFLDRFIGMEGKFQNRNAEDGAADNNDPNHRKSPLTLNVSGLWDVVPRLDHYRLSRRAKRPSLSDLHEENPIKDTNVETGQPNGGAKPFEGIKLGWIQGVLIPCLLNIWGVMLFLRLSWVVAHAGILQSLIIIAISAVVCVITTLSLSAISTNGEVKGGGIYYIISRSLGPEFGASVGIVFAFANAVAASMNTIGFCDSLNDLLKENGLQITGDTTNDVRLVGVIAVLVMILICAVGMEWESKAQNFLIAIIVAAIADFIIGTIIGPSSQEQVAQGFAGFSSEVFMRNWVPDYRYSESKDQTFFSVFAIFFPSVTGIQAGANISGDLRDPAKSIPKGTLLALLISMISYATFVLFAGGAALRDASGEVFNGTIVECTNCTYGLHNSYSVMQLMSVWGPFIYAGCFAATLSTALTNLLSVPRLIQALGIDRIYPGLIFFSKGYGKAGEPYRGYVLTFLVASLFVLIANLNAIAPLISNFYLASYALINFCTFHAALVRPLGWRPTFKYYNTWLSLAGFILCVAIMFLIDYVMSLITFVIIFALYLIVVYRKPDVNWGSSTQAQTYKTALSIVYRLNSTDEHVKNYAPQILALSGQPSTRPPLLHLANLITKNNSLLLCGEIHPTRLSYRIRSTHLRAGYAWLHRHRIKAFYHVVESIGFETGASALMQAAGVGRLAPNVVLMGYKRHWASCERRELQEYFNVLHNAFDNRMAVAILRIADGLDCSVPGHGVSDDQEPQALAQSSYDLAGNTLMHADSDLSISTAISRVHSVPSIATQYTPNDNVSLKSVPNNGSVRDQLKNKKKITTDKLLIGNGISTTPEYMTIFQKKHKNGVLDVWWLYDDGGLTILLPYIISTRANWESCKMRIFALANHKQEIAAEEKEMAEIMDKFRIKYTSLKMVDDISVEPQPETQRFFDTLISGFREKDGVNNTDYTVTETELQNLRDKTNRQLRLRELLLENSSESTFVVMSLPMPRKSAVSAALYMAWLETLTRDMPPTLLVRGNHTSVLTFYS
- the LOC124307613 gene encoding bumetanide-sensitive sodium-(potassium)-chloride cotransporter isoform X2, producing the protein MTKKLFSAWGWREGNAATNGLRRVFIGMEGKFQNRNAEDGAADNNDPNHRKSPLTLNVSGLWDVVPRLDHYRLSRRAKRPSLSDLHEENPIKDTNVETGQPNGGAKPFEGIKLGWIQGVLIPCLLNIWGVMLFLRLSWVVAHAGILQSLIIIAISAVVCVITTLSLSAISTNGEVKGGGIYYIISRSLGPEFGASVGIVFAFANAVAASMNTIGFCDSLNDLLKENGLQITGDTTNDVRLVGVIAVLVMILICAVGMEWESKAQNFLIAIIVAAIADFIIGTIIGPSSQEQVAQGFAGFSSEVFMRNWVPDYRYSESKDQTFFSVFAIFFPSVTGIQAGANISGDLRDPAKSIPKGTLLALLISMISYATFVLFAGGAALRDASGEVFNGTIVECTNCTYGLHNSYSVMQLMSVWGPFIYAGCFAATLSTALTNLLSVPRLIQALGIDRIYPGLIFFSKGYGKAGEPYRGYVLTFLVASLFVLIANLNAIAPLISNFYLASYALINFCTFHAALVRPLGWRPTFKYYNTWLSLAGFILCVAIMFLIDYVMSLITFVIIFALYLIVVYRKPDVNWGSSTQAQTYKTALSIVYRLNSTDEHVKNYAPQILALSGQPSTRPPLLHLANLITKNNSLLLCGEIHPTRLSYRIRSTHLRAGYAWLHRHRIKAFYHVVESIGFETGASALMQAAGVGRLAPNVVLMGYKRHWASCERRELQEYFNVLHNAFDNRMAVAILRIADGLDCSVPGHGVSDDQEPQALAQSSYDLAGNTLMHADSDLSISTAISRVHSVPSIATQYTPNDNVSLKSVPNNGSVRDQLKNKKKITTDKLLIGNGISTTPEYMTIFQKKHKNGVLDVWWLYDDGGLTILLPYIISTRANWESCKMRIFALANHKQEIAAEEKEMAEIMDKFRIKYTSLKMVDDISVEPQPETQRFFDTLISGFREKDGVNNTDYTVTETELQNLRDKTNRQLRLRELLLENSSESTFVVMSLPMPRKSAVSAALYMAWLETLTRDMPPTLLVRGNHTSVLTFYS